In Alteromonas mediterranea DE, a single genomic region encodes these proteins:
- a CDS encoding SDR family NAD(P)-dependent oxidoreductase → MDALLDFTGQVVLITGAGSGFGRLLSLGLANRGAKLVLSDINETALEEIQRDVSTLTDVAVLAGNIASESLNKELVNKAMETFGRLDIAVNNAGIAHQPAPVHQMTEEIIDAQFAVNVKGVMFGMKYQIPVMLAQKQGHILNVSSLAGLGGAPKGGAYAAAKHAVSGITRTAAVEYGRKNVRVNAICPFYSPTNILNVDGYNTPEAREQLGMGSPMKRLGEPQEIVNTMMLMLSPGNSYMNGQTIAVDGGVTAW, encoded by the coding sequence ATGGATGCACTACTCGACTTTACGGGGCAAGTAGTACTAATCACCGGCGCAGGCAGTGGCTTTGGCCGCTTGCTATCGTTAGGTCTTGCTAACCGGGGCGCGAAACTGGTTCTTTCTGATATCAATGAAACAGCCCTTGAAGAAATTCAGCGCGATGTAAGTACATTAACCGATGTTGCAGTGCTAGCTGGTAACATCGCGAGCGAATCACTCAATAAAGAGCTCGTTAACAAGGCGATGGAGACATTCGGCCGATTAGACATTGCAGTCAACAATGCGGGTATTGCTCATCAGCCCGCTCCTGTTCACCAGATGACAGAAGAAATCATAGACGCTCAGTTTGCCGTAAATGTAAAAGGTGTTATGTTCGGCATGAAATATCAGATTCCCGTCATGCTAGCGCAAAAACAAGGACACATATTAAATGTAAGTTCTCTTGCCGGTTTGGGCGGCGCGCCTAAAGGCGGCGCTTACGCGGCGGCGAAGCATGCGGTTTCAGGTATTACCCGAACTGCTGCCGTTGAATATGGGCGTAAAAATGTAAGGGTTAACGCAATTTGCCCGTTCTACAGCCCTACCAATATACTCAATGTGGACGGCTATAACACGCCTGAAGCCCGCGAACAGCTGGGTATGGGTAGCCCAATGAAGCGTTTAGGCGAGCCTCAAGAAATCGTCAATACCATGATGCTCATGCTGTCACCTGGCAACAGTTACATGAATGGACAAACCATCGCCGTAGATGGCGGTGTTACGGCGTGGTGA
- a CDS encoding haloalkane dehalogenase produces MQVLKTPESAFDKIPDFPYVPRYVAVTDTISSEITMAYYQCGPADGHTILLMHGEPTWAYLYRKMMPILAKAGFNVVVPDLIGFGRSDKPMRKEDYTYARHVIWLKEWFTQVVKGPTTLFCQDWGGLLGLRLVADMPERFTGVMVSNTGLPTGDHPASDAFIKWRRFSQDTPVFPTSAIIQNATVSDLHHTTLAAYDAPFPDESYKAGARMFPLLVPTSPDNPEAQANRLAWEKLKQFNKPFITAYGDSDPITKGGEKIFQKLVQGCDGMAHTTVKNGGHFIQEDQGEKLAELLIRFIQQTHQSTN; encoded by the coding sequence ATGCAAGTCCTCAAAACACCGGAAAGTGCTTTTGATAAAATACCCGACTTTCCTTACGTGCCTCGGTATGTCGCAGTTACCGATACGATAAGCAGTGAAATTACGATGGCGTACTATCAGTGTGGCCCGGCTGACGGCCATACCATTCTATTAATGCACGGCGAACCCACATGGGCCTATTTGTACAGAAAGATGATGCCTATATTAGCAAAGGCGGGGTTTAACGTAGTGGTTCCCGATTTAATAGGCTTTGGCCGTTCTGATAAGCCAATGCGCAAAGAGGACTATACCTACGCAAGGCACGTTATCTGGCTTAAAGAATGGTTTACTCAGGTTGTTAAAGGACCGACTACATTGTTTTGCCAAGATTGGGGTGGGCTTTTGGGGTTACGACTTGTCGCAGATATGCCGGAGCGCTTTACTGGTGTAATGGTATCTAATACAGGGTTACCTACTGGAGATCATCCGGCAAGCGACGCGTTTATAAAATGGCGCCGTTTTTCTCAAGATACACCGGTTTTTCCCACTTCGGCCATTATCCAAAACGCTACGGTATCGGATTTACACCATACTACCCTAGCCGCCTATGATGCGCCCTTTCCAGACGAAAGTTACAAAGCAGGTGCGCGCATGTTCCCTTTATTAGTGCCCACAAGTCCGGATAATCCAGAGGCACAGGCCAACAGGCTGGCGTGGGAAAAACTGAAACAGTTTAACAAACCTTTTATTACTGCGTATGGCGACAGCGATCCAATAACCAAAGGCGGCGAAAAGATATTCCAGAAACTAGTCCAAGGCTGCGATGGCATGGCGCACACCACGGTTAAAAACGGCGGACACTTCATTCAAGAAGACCAGGGTGAAAAGTTAGCCGAATTACTTATACGGTTTATTCAACAAACACATCAGTCAACAAATTAA